The genomic DNA GGATTCGTATGTTTGGTTTGGGTCATGCTTTGGTCAGTTTCAGTTCTTGTGTCTCCTGATTTTGTATGGTTACTTTTTAGGATTTCCAAGAGAATCTTCTTACCTTTGTGTTAAAGTTTATATTAGCTCATGTGTCCCTTTAATCTATAAAGTCAATTTAGACAGGCCTCAGGTGCATTGCACGTTACGGTGATCATCTTTAAGTTAAAAgaataaccaaatcaaataacttATTTCGGTTAAGTTTTGCCATCTCTATTGTGGAGCATCTGTTCAACGCAAAACCGGTGGAAAGTACATCCTGGTTTAGAATTTGGTGACACAAAGCGATATGTATATCGTAACTGCATGTTTTGAAAATGTGgcagaaaaaaatctaatttgtGACCTCCATGATTGtacctaattttgtttttttctttcccaaaagCTTAACAAATCCGAAGGGtttatttaataaactaaaagagAGCACTAGGGAGCGTACACATACGTGGAAAGACGTAAAAAGCACTGTCATgattcaaatcttttaaaatgctcaatttttaaatatgtgcAAGAGAAAATGTATGTGTGTGATGAAAGATACCTCATTTGTTTGTAGGAAACATTAGTGGTTTCATTCGACTGGCTCAAAATGGTAAAGATTTTTGTATGaacaaattacaataatatattgAATATATAATTCCTTGGAATATATGTTCATTTGAAGCGTCTCCGGGACCAGTATAATTAAGGAGGACCgatatatagaaataataatcatatattcAACTCGAGGCATTAAAACcaaatgaatgatatatttcagaaatcttttttgattttttgtgaAAGTTTAGATTAAAATACAAGTCGTAGTAAATATATTGAGATGTGGCTAGGAGTACAACCAAATAATGTGACCATTTTTTCCCCACAAACCCAAATCACATTTACtatcacaaaaacaacaaaaattccCAAGACTACACATATCACCAAAAAAAGtaagtggaggaagaagaatacaACGACACTaggaagaaaacagaaagatatgacaaaacctaattaaagacagaatattaatttattagacgAATCTATCTATGACTTCTGCCGAGCCGCGAACCGGTTTACAAGAGCCAAGGCATTACTAGTAACTCGAGCCACATGAACCACTCGTCTTCTGATCGCTGATTTCACCGCACCATCCATAACCTCCCCATCGAACCCATCAAGACACGTTGTCTCATCCGTTAAGGCAGCACTAACCCAAGTCTGAACGTTACTTAGCCGCCACAAGAACTCGTCCTGACCACGACCGGATCGACCCACTTGCTTCAACTCCCTCACCGACTGAACCAACATCCCTAAGCCGTCTCCAAGATTCTCAACACAATCCTTCACGGCTAAGTACTCTCTCCTTTTGATTCTCCTGGCCTTAGTTAGCTTCGATACGTAGATCGTCGTGGACTGGACACGGACTAGAGTAACCGCTAAAGCGGTTTGAGCTAACCGTTTTTCGTTGCGGCGGATTTTGTTGGCGAAGGCGGCGAGGCATTTGACGCAGAGGGTTTGGTAACGAGTGACGTGGCATGAGGATACAATGAAGTTGATGCTGTTGCTAGGGCTTGGTGATGATGGAGGTTTGGCTATGGCGGATAtggagagtagtggaagaaaaAGTAGAACGCAATAGCAAAGATGGGTTAGCTTTAGTTCCATTGGTGTGTGGAGGTTATGTGTGTACGtgagtgttatatatatatatatatatatatagacgaaGAGATTTATATAATCATACGTGAGTGATATAATCTAATGTTTTTCTAATACGGAttcacataaattttaaacattcAAATAATGTTTTTCTAATACGGATTCACatagattataatttatttttaaaaaaaagataatatgaAGTTTCGTTTGTTTTCACTGCTTCAATTTAACCTTTTTAGAAAACGATAAATAAATTAGTGTTACTACCAAATTAGATTCATGATGTTGTATACaaagttaattaatttgtattaggCGATCGATCACCGGTGCTTTAtcctatttcatttttttccctcATTAAGATTTATAATGTGTAAGGTGTATCTAGATTGGGGAggaaatcttattatattaagtACACTATAAATTCACTAGTAGAAACCACTTTTATAATTTATCCATATATGCTTTAAGTTTGGGAGGagcatattatatatagtacaaaTTAGCTAGTGTCTGTCTTTCTACCATAGAAATATGTAAAAGGGGATATGGTGGTCACATGTCTTCTTTATCTGCTTTTGCATGTTTATATCAGATTTATTATTTGACAAAAACTCTGGTGGTGTTTTCCAGATTTACTTTTAAAGTTAATACTTCCATAGTTTAAAATGCTATCTATGTCAAATTGTCCAAGGCTACTAATATAGTTAGCTAATAGGTACTAAAGGAAAATACTTGTAAGATTTGGAAGACTTAGAATTGATAATACAATTAGTCTAACCttcattgaaaaaataaaataaaaatttaaagaacttCAACTTCTAAcatcaaaaaatataattgcaATATacttaaatactaattttaaagAACTTCAAATTCTGACATCAAAAAGTATTTAAGAACATacttaaactagattaggacccgcgatacaccgcgggacaaattatttataactaaaatatttaaattataaattgtatttgttggctaaatatgttattattatataataattgttaattttatggtttaaagtttaaacaatataatactgcaatataatttatttatacataatatttattaatcaatttaattagatatgtctattctcggATACCGATAGTGttagcaaaataatgaaatgatgttttacccgtttaacaccaaattaatgatattttaaatttatttaaatatcgACAAAACCCGTTCTGCTATATAActccgtcccgagatattttaactctcactatataatcttaatttttaatatttattgttttgtattataaatattagattgagttgatatgttatttattaaggttgtaaccatttacattttataagattggcgcttcttataaagtttaaatatttataatacttggaattcttaaaatggttgagtatttctcatatttgaattttcgtaaaagtttaaatatattattaatattttaaaggtcttctaacttttttaaaagttgaaatatttataatatttaaacttcttataaagtttaaat from Camelina sativa cultivar DH55 chromosome 2, Cs, whole genome shotgun sequence includes the following:
- the LOC104717621 gene encoding 21 kDa protein, with the protein product MELKLTHLCYCVLLFLPLLSISAIAKPPSSPSPSNSINFIVSSCHVTRYQTLCVKCLAAFANKIRRNEKRLAQTALAVTLVRVQSTTIYVSKLTKARRIKRREYLAVKDCVENLGDGLGMLVQSVRELKQVGRSGRGQDEFLWRLSNVQTWVSAALTDETTCLDGFDGEVMDGAVKSAIRRRVVHVARVTSNALALVNRFAARQKS